The following coding sequences lie in one Oceanicola sp. 502str15 genomic window:
- the nrdI gene encoding class Ib ribonucleoside-diphosphate reductase assembly flavoprotein NrdI, with the protein MGGLFYFSSGSGNTARLVGKLGLPATRLPVSAAATPPCATEPFVLICPTYADGAGRGAVAKPVIAFLNLAANRALLRGVIAGGNRSFGRTFAMAGDVIATKCKVPVLYRFELAGTETDIARIRAGLEKLWDTPCLMQA; encoded by the coding sequence ATGGGGGGGCTGTTCTACTTTTCCAGCGGGTCGGGCAACACCGCCCGCCTCGTCGGCAAGCTCGGCCTCCCCGCCACCCGCCTTCCGGTGAGCGCAGCCGCCACGCCGCCCTGCGCCACCGAACCCTTCGTGCTGATCTGCCCGACCTATGCCGATGGCGCGGGCCGGGGCGCGGTGGCCAAGCCCGTCATCGCCTTTCTGAACCTCGCCGCCAACCGCGCGCTGCTGCGCGGGGTCATCGCCGGGGGCAACCGCAGCTTCGGGCGAACCTTCGCCATGGCCGGGGATGTGATTGCCACCAAGTGCAAGGTGCCGGTGCTCTACCGGTTCGAACTTGCAGGCACCGAAACCGATATCGCCCGCATCCGCGCCGGGCTCGAAAAACTCTGGGACACACCATGCTTGATGCAAGCCTGA
- the nrdH gene encoding glutaredoxin-like protein NrdH, whose translation MTITVYSKPACVQCTATTRALEARGLPFDLVDLTEDADAMQMVQGLGYRQAPVVVAGEDHWAGFRPDMIGRLS comes from the coding sequence ATGACCATCACCGTCTATTCCAAACCCGCCTGCGTGCAGTGCACGGCCACCACCCGCGCGCTCGAGGCCCGCGGGCTGCCCTTCGACCTCGTCGACCTGACCGAGGACGCGGACGCCATGCAGATGGTCCAGGGGCTGGGCTACCGGCAGGCGCCGGTGGTGGTGGCCGGCGAGGATCACTGGGCCGGGTTCCGCCCCGACATGATTGGCCGGCTCTCCTGA